From a region of the Paenibacillus lutimineralis genome:
- a CDS encoding thioredoxin family protein yields the protein MEGMQKNKEEFAAGYEAFNWINEEDRAFFKSLNYRDDLRILVLAADWCGDVVRSVPVVFRALEESGLETEVLILEQHEDTMDHFLTLGGRSVPIIIFTDTGGHVLGSWGPRPQHVQALMIQFKQENPDREALDYQDKISVVRQQMTDKYKEGGGVNATVVSELRALISGF from the coding sequence ATGGAGGGGATGCAGAAGAATAAAGAGGAATTCGCAGCAGGATATGAAGCCTTTAACTGGATAAATGAAGAGGATCGCGCGTTTTTCAAAAGTTTGAATTATCGCGATGACTTGCGTATATTGGTCCTTGCGGCTGATTGGTGCGGCGATGTTGTCCGTAGTGTGCCAGTGGTATTCCGTGCATTGGAGGAATCCGGTCTGGAGACGGAAGTACTCATCCTTGAACAGCATGAGGATACGATGGATCATTTCCTGACGTTGGGGGGACGTTCCGTTCCGATTATTATTTTTACGGACACGGGCGGACATGTACTTGGCAGTTGGGGACCACGTCCACAGCATGTGCAGGCACTAATGATTCAGTTCAAGCAGGAGAACCCGGACCGGGAAGCACTTGATTATCAAGACAAGATCAGTGTAGTGAGACAGCAGATGACTGATAAATATAAGGAAGGGGGCGGAGTGAATGCGACGGTCGTATCCGAACTGCGCGCACTCATCTCCGGGTTTTAA